From a single Micromonospora carbonacea genomic region:
- a CDS encoding PhoH family protein translates to MTGTPPPGPPRVQTRITVPDSKIMVNLLGAGDEILRLVERSVDSDVHVRGNEITITGAPADNAIAERLFSELLELIEKGETLTTDAVRRTVGMLEQGGTERPAEVLTLNILSRRGRTIRPKTLGQKKYVDAIDAHTIVFGIGPAGTGKTYLAMAKAVQALQAKQVNRIILTRPAVEAGERLGFLPGTLNEKIDPYLRPLYDALHDMLDPETIPKLMAAGTIEVAPLAYMRGRTLNDAFIILDEAQNTTPEQMKMFLTRLGFGSKIVVTGDVTQVDLPGGTTSGLRVVREILENVEDVHFAQLSSSDVVRHRLVGEIVDAYARWDAERENQQAQGVHAVPGRTAQGGRAGRRRQT, encoded by the coding sequence ATGACCGGCACCCCACCTCCCGGCCCGCCCCGGGTGCAGACCAGGATCACCGTCCCCGACTCGAAGATCATGGTCAACCTGCTGGGCGCGGGCGACGAGATCCTGCGACTCGTCGAGCGTTCGGTCGACAGCGACGTGCACGTCCGCGGCAACGAGATCACCATCACCGGTGCCCCGGCGGACAACGCCATCGCCGAGCGCCTCTTCAGCGAGCTGCTCGAACTGATCGAGAAAGGCGAGACCCTGACCACTGACGCCGTGCGGCGCACCGTCGGGATGCTGGAACAGGGCGGCACCGAGCGGCCCGCCGAGGTCCTGACGCTCAACATCCTCTCCCGGCGCGGGCGCACCATCCGCCCCAAGACGCTCGGGCAGAAGAAATACGTCGACGCGATCGACGCGCACACCATCGTCTTCGGCATCGGCCCCGCCGGCACCGGCAAGACCTACCTGGCGATGGCGAAGGCCGTCCAGGCGCTCCAGGCCAAGCAGGTCAACCGGATCATCCTGACCCGGCCGGCGGTCGAGGCGGGGGAGCGGCTGGGCTTCCTGCCCGGCACGCTCAACGAGAAGATCGACCCCTACCTGCGCCCGCTCTACGACGCGCTGCACGACATGCTCGACCCGGAGACGATCCCGAAGCTCATGGCGGCCGGGACGATCGAGGTCGCGCCCCTGGCATACATGAGGGGCAGGACCCTTAATGATGCGTTCATCATCCTCGACGAGGCGCAGAACACCACGCCCGAGCAGATGAAGATGTTCCTCACCCGGCTCGGCTTCGGCTCCAAGATCGTGGTCACCGGCGACGTCACCCAGGTGGACCTTCCGGGCGGGACGACCAGCGGCCTGCGGGTGGTCCGGGAGATCCTGGAGAACGTGGAGGACGTGCACTTCGCGCAGTTGTCCAGCTCCGACGTGGTGCGGCACCGGCTGGTCGGGGAGATCGTCGACGCGTACGCCCGCTGGGACGCCGAGCGGGAGAACCAGCAGGCGCAGGGCGTGCACGCCGTGCCGGGGCGCACCGCCCAGGGCGGCCGGGCCGGCCGGCGCCGTCAGACCTAG
- a CDS encoding SDR family NAD(P)-dependent oxidoreductase, giving the protein MTSRAVLVTGASRGIGRAVATRFAAGGDRVAVHHRGSGELAERLRAELPGDGHVVVRADLADPEAVRVMVDDAAARLGGLDVLVNNAGVYGERNAPHPVFGASYADWQRRWRLVLETNLTGAANVTWCAAQHMRGRGGRVVNVSSRGAFRGEPEQPAYGASKAGLNALGQSLAVALAPYGIAVATVAPGFVETDMTTEHLAGESGAAIRAQSPFGRVARPEEVAAAVHWLASAEAEWASGTVVDLNGASYLRT; this is encoded by the coding sequence GTGACTTCACGGGCGGTGCTGGTGACGGGGGCCTCGCGGGGCATCGGGCGCGCGGTGGCGACGCGCTTCGCTGCCGGCGGGGACCGGGTGGCGGTCCACCACCGGGGCTCCGGGGAGCTGGCCGAGCGGCTGCGCGCGGAGCTGCCGGGCGACGGTCACGTCGTGGTCCGCGCGGACCTGGCCGACCCCGAGGCGGTACGGGTGATGGTCGACGACGCGGCGGCCCGCCTCGGCGGGCTCGACGTGCTGGTCAACAACGCCGGGGTGTACGGCGAGCGGAACGCGCCGCACCCGGTCTTCGGCGCGTCCTACGCCGACTGGCAGCGGCGCTGGCGGCTGGTGCTGGAGACCAACCTGACGGGGGCGGCCAACGTGACCTGGTGCGCGGCCCAGCACATGCGGGGGCGGGGCGGCCGGGTCGTCAACGTGTCGTCGCGGGGCGCGTTCCGGGGCGAGCCGGAGCAGCCGGCGTACGGGGCGAGCAAGGCGGGGCTCAACGCGCTCGGCCAGTCCCTCGCGGTGGCGCTGGCCCCGTACGGCATCGCGGTCGCGACGGTGGCCCCCGGCTTCGTGGAGACGGACATGACCACGGAGCACCTGGCCGGCGAGAGCGGCGCGGCGATCCGGGCGCAGAGCCCGTTCGGCCGGGTGGCCCGCCCGGAGGAGGTCGCGGCGGCGGTCCACTGGCTGGCGTCGGCGGAGGCGGAGTGGGCCTCCGGCACGGTCGTCGACCTCAACGGCGCGTCCTACCTGCGCACCTGA
- a CDS encoding 16S rRNA (uracil(1498)-N(3))-methyltransferase: MSAPLFLVDALPTGDSLTLGGPEGHHAATVKRLRAGEELLLADGRGGTATAVVTAVGRGALDLRVTARGHVDAPVPRLVVAQGIAKGDRGELAVQAMTEVGVDEIVPWAAARSVAQWRGDRGVRAREKWAATAREAAKQARRAWLPVVAGAPDESTATVARRIAGAAAAFVLHEEAQEPLTAAELPAAGEIVLVVGPEGGITDAEVTAFTQAGARPVRLGPHVLRTSTAGVAALCVLATRLSRW; the protein is encoded by the coding sequence GTGTCGGCGCCGCTGTTCCTGGTCGACGCGCTGCCCACCGGCGACTCGCTGACCCTCGGCGGCCCGGAGGGGCACCACGCGGCCACCGTGAAGCGGCTGCGCGCCGGCGAGGAGCTGCTGCTGGCCGACGGCCGGGGCGGCACGGCCACCGCCGTGGTCACCGCCGTCGGCAGGGGCGCCCTCGACCTGCGGGTCACCGCCCGGGGGCACGTCGACGCGCCCGTCCCCCGGCTCGTCGTGGCGCAGGGCATCGCCAAGGGCGACCGGGGCGAGCTGGCCGTGCAGGCGATGACCGAGGTCGGGGTCGACGAGATCGTGCCCTGGGCGGCGGCCCGCTCCGTGGCGCAGTGGCGCGGCGACCGGGGCGTACGGGCCCGGGAGAAGTGGGCGGCGACCGCCCGGGAGGCGGCGAAGCAGGCCCGCCGGGCGTGGCTGCCGGTGGTGGCCGGCGCCCCCGACGAGTCCACGGCCACGGTGGCCCGCCGGATCGCGGGGGCCGCCGCCGCGTTCGTCCTGCACGAGGAGGCGCAGGAGCCGCTGACCGCCGCCGAGCTGCCCGCCGCGGGCGAGATCGTGCTGGTCGTCGGCCCCGAGGGCGGCATCACCGACGCGGAGGTGACCGCGTTCACTCAGGCCGGCGCCCGCCCGGTGCGCCTCGGCCCGCACGTGCTGCGCACCTCCACGGCGGGCGTCGCCGCCCTCTGCGTCCTGGCCACCCGCCTGTCCCGCTGGTGA
- a CDS encoding serine hydrolase domain-containing protein, with the protein MVRRVQAEGRVPAVAAALHRADRPLWTCEAGGTGNDTALGPQTLFRIGSVTKTFTAVLVMQCRDAGLLDLDDPVGAHLDVPAHGELTVRRLLSHTAGLQREPHGDVWDTLRAPGADELLADLARAERVLPPARRFHYSNLGLAVLGQLVARLRGGTWAEVLADRVLAPLALTATTDRPGPAAATGFLVDAYSDEAHPEPPTDFGAVGPAAQLWSTAADMARWAAFLADPAALDPTGAVLAPATLDEMRWPLTVTDETSWGAGFGLGLILLPQGGRVVHVGHDGAMPGFLAAVYGRRGGDGTPGAMGAAVLGSSGTGVDVIDLPHRLLAAAVEHDPADVVPWRPGPPAPPHLRGMLGHWWGEGFAYVFTWHDGTLRARGVDDPAGKPPAVFAPLPDRPDVFRTVSGRETGELLRLTRDATGTVVRLHWATYRFTRGQETFDGYDFRR; encoded by the coding sequence ATGGTGCGGCGGGTCCAGGCCGAGGGGCGGGTGCCGGCGGTCGCCGCGGCCCTGCACCGGGCGGACCGCCCGCTCTGGACCTGCGAGGCCGGCGGCACCGGCAACGACACCGCGCTCGGCCCGCAGACGCTGTTCCGGATCGGCTCGGTCACCAAGACGTTCACCGCCGTGCTGGTCATGCAGTGCCGTGACGCCGGCCTGCTCGACCTCGACGACCCCGTCGGCGCGCACCTCGACGTGCCCGCGCACGGCGAGCTGACCGTGCGCCGGCTGCTGTCGCACACCGCCGGCCTGCAACGGGAGCCGCACGGCGACGTCTGGGACACCCTGCGCGCCCCCGGGGCGGACGAGCTGCTGGCCGACCTGGCCCGCGCCGAGCGGGTCCTGCCGCCGGCCCGCCGCTTCCACTACTCCAACCTGGGCCTGGCGGTGCTCGGCCAGCTCGTCGCCCGGCTGCGCGGCGGCACCTGGGCCGAGGTGCTCGCCGACCGGGTGCTCGCCCCGCTCGCCCTGACCGCCACCACCGACCGGCCGGGCCCGGCGGCGGCCACCGGGTTCCTCGTCGACGCGTACTCCGACGAGGCGCACCCGGAGCCGCCGACCGACTTCGGTGCGGTCGGCCCGGCCGCCCAGCTCTGGAGCACCGCCGCCGACATGGCCCGCTGGGCGGCGTTCCTGGCCGACCCGGCGGCGCTCGACCCCACCGGCGCGGTGCTCGCCCCGGCGACGCTCGACGAGATGCGCTGGCCGCTGACCGTCACCGACGAGACGTCCTGGGGCGCCGGCTTCGGGCTGGGGCTGATCCTGCTGCCGCAGGGCGGCCGGGTGGTGCACGTCGGCCACGACGGGGCGATGCCCGGCTTCCTCGCCGCCGTCTACGGCCGCCGGGGCGGCGACGGCACCCCCGGCGCGATGGGCGCGGCGGTGCTCGGCTCGTCCGGGACCGGCGTGGACGTGATCGACCTGCCGCACCGGCTGCTCGCCGCCGCCGTCGAGCACGACCCGGCCGACGTCGTGCCGTGGCGGCCGGGCCCGCCGGCCCCGCCGCACCTGCGCGGCATGCTGGGCCACTGGTGGGGCGAGGGCTTCGCGTACGTCTTCACCTGGCACGACGGCACCCTGCGGGCCCGGGGCGTCGACGACCCGGCCGGCAAGCCCCCGGCGGTCTTCGCCCCGCTGCCGGACCGGCCCGACGTGTTCCGCACCGTCTCCGGGCGGGAGACCGGCGAGCTGCTGCGGCTGACCCGGGACGCGACCGGGACGGTGGTCCGGCTGCACTGGGCGACCTACCGCTTCACCCGGGGCCAGGAGACCTTCGACGGGTACGACTTCCGGCGCTGA
- the hrcA gene encoding heat-inducible transcriptional repressor HrcA: MGLDDRKLAVLRAIVEDYVATQEPVGSKALVERHQLGVSPATVRNDMAVLEEEGYIRQPHTSAGRVPTDRGYRLFVDRLSRVKPLSPAERRAIERFLVGAVDLDDVVHRTVRLLAQLTRQVAVVQYPSLARSSVRHLELVPISTTRLMLVMIADTGRVEQRLVELPAPVSADDVTDLRRLVNEKLVGSRLSETPPLVQALVEESTPHLRGTMTTLSTVLLETLVERHEERIALAGTANLTRGGLLDFQGSLRPILEALEEEVVMLKLIGEAESTTTRVLIGDENEIDNLRAASVVSTGYGPGATALGGLGVVGPTRMDYPGTIATVRAVARYVGELLAQN, from the coding sequence GTGGGTCTGGACGACCGCAAGCTCGCCGTGCTCCGCGCGATCGTCGAGGACTACGTCGCCACCCAGGAGCCGGTCGGCAGCAAGGCGCTGGTCGAGCGGCACCAGCTCGGCGTCTCCCCCGCGACGGTCCGCAACGACATGGCGGTGCTGGAGGAGGAGGGCTACATCCGGCAGCCGCACACCAGCGCCGGCCGGGTCCCCACCGACCGGGGCTACCGCCTCTTCGTCGACCGGCTGTCCCGGGTCAAGCCGCTCAGCCCGGCCGAGCGCCGGGCGATCGAGCGCTTCCTGGTCGGCGCGGTCGACCTCGACGACGTGGTGCACCGCACGGTGCGGCTGCTGGCGCAGCTCACCCGGCAGGTCGCCGTGGTGCAGTATCCCTCGCTGGCCCGCTCGTCGGTGCGGCACCTGGAGCTGGTGCCGATCTCCACCACCCGGCTGATGCTGGTGATGATCGCCGACACGGGCCGGGTCGAGCAGCGGCTGGTCGAGCTGCCCGCGCCGGTGAGCGCCGACGACGTCACCGACCTGCGTCGGCTGGTCAACGAGAAGCTCGTCGGCAGCCGGCTGTCGGAGACCCCGCCGCTGGTGCAGGCGCTGGTCGAGGAGTCGACCCCGCACCTGCGCGGCACCATGACCACGCTCTCCACCGTCCTGCTGGAGACGCTGGTCGAGCGGCACGAGGAGCGCATCGCGCTGGCCGGCACCGCCAACCTGACCCGGGGCGGCCTGCTCGACTTCCAGGGGTCCCTGCGGCCCATCCTGGAGGCGCTGGAGGAGGAGGTGGTGATGCTCAAGCTCATCGGCGAGGCCGAGTCGACCACCACCCGCGTGCTGATCGGCGACGAGAACGAGATCGACAACCTGCGGGCCGCCTCGGTGGTGAGCACCGGCTACGGCCCGGGGGCGACCGCGCTCGGCGGACTGGGCGTGGTCGGGCCCACCCGGATGGACTACCCCGGCACCATCGCCACGGTGCGGGCCGTGGCACGCTACGTGGGCGAGCTGCTGGCCCAGAACTGA
- the dnaJ gene encoding molecular chaperone DnaJ: MARDYYGILGVSREASDDEIKRAYRKLARQFHPDVNPDPEAQEKFKDINAAYEVLSDDRKRQIVDLGGDPLAPGGGGMGGPGGPGGAGPFVGFQDIMDAFFGGAAGGSRGPRPRTRPGADAILRLELDLHETAFGVEAPITVDTAVLCTTCSGAGTAAGTHLATCEACGGRGEVQSVQRTFLGQVVSARPCTVCQGYGTTIPHPCPTCTGDGRVRTRRSLTVKIPAGVEDGMRIRLAQQGEVGPGGGTAGDLYVEIHERPHDVYSRKGDDLHCRVTVPMTAAALGTRLTIKTLDSEETVDVKAGTQPGSTLRLRARGVPHLRGTGRGDLYVHLDVRTPTKLDADQEKMLRDFAKTRGEEVAELSKQGGFFSRMRDAFNGHA; this comes from the coding sequence GTGGCCAGGGACTACTACGGCATCCTCGGCGTGAGCCGGGAGGCCTCCGACGACGAGATCAAGCGCGCCTACCGCAAGCTGGCGCGGCAGTTCCACCCGGACGTCAATCCGGACCCGGAGGCACAGGAGAAGTTCAAGGACATCAACGCCGCGTACGAGGTCCTCTCGGACGACCGGAAACGGCAGATCGTCGACCTCGGCGGCGACCCCCTCGCCCCCGGCGGCGGTGGCATGGGCGGCCCGGGCGGGCCCGGCGGGGCCGGCCCGTTCGTCGGCTTCCAGGACATCATGGACGCCTTCTTCGGCGGCGCGGCCGGCGGCTCCCGGGGCCCGCGCCCGCGCACCCGCCCCGGCGCGGACGCGATCCTGCGCCTGGAGCTGGACCTGCACGAGACGGCGTTCGGCGTCGAGGCCCCGATCACCGTCGACACGGCGGTGCTCTGCACCACCTGCTCCGGGGCGGGCACGGCGGCCGGCACCCACCTGGCCACCTGCGAGGCGTGCGGCGGCCGGGGCGAGGTCCAGTCGGTGCAGCGCACCTTCCTCGGCCAGGTGGTCTCCGCCCGGCCGTGCACGGTCTGCCAGGGCTACGGCACCACCATCCCGCACCCCTGCCCGACCTGCACCGGCGACGGTCGGGTGCGCACCCGCCGCTCGCTGACCGTCAAGATCCCCGCCGGGGTCGAGGACGGCATGCGCATCCGGCTCGCCCAGCAGGGCGAGGTCGGCCCGGGCGGCGGCACCGCCGGCGACCTCTACGTCGAGATCCACGAGCGCCCGCACGACGTCTACTCCCGCAAGGGCGACGACCTGCACTGCCGGGTCACCGTCCCGATGACCGCCGCCGCGCTCGGCACCCGGCTGACCATCAAGACCCTCGACAGCGAGGAGACGGTCGACGTCAAGGCCGGCACCCAGCCGGGCAGCACCCTGCGGCTGCGCGCCCGGGGCGTGCCGCACCTGCGCGGCACCGGGCGGGGCGACCTCTACGTCCACCTCGACGTGCGCACCCCGACCAAGCTCGACGCCGACCAGGAGAAGATGCTGCGCGACTTCGCCAAGACCCGGGGCGAGGAGGTCGCCGAGCTGAGCAAGCAGGGCGGCTTCTTCTCCCGGATGCGCGACGCCTTCAACGGGCACGCCTGA
- a CDS encoding DUF4870 domain-containing protein: MTEPPRPPGSGDPGGYPPEPNPSAPYGSPGHEPTAPLSGAPGAGGYPPPGGYPPPTGDQPPSAGYPPPGAGGFPPPGGGYPTGGAYGPPSGGYANNEDKTWVLVAHFGGAAGMFLGGGVLGWLAPLIALLARGNQSPTVRAHAVAALNFQLLWSVIALIGWILTCILVGLLIGFGAMIVGIIFGIVAGIKANEGSPYRYPMTVNLIK, translated from the coding sequence ATGACTGAACCACCTCGCCCTCCCGGATCGGGCGACCCCGGCGGCTACCCGCCGGAGCCGAACCCGTCGGCACCGTACGGCTCGCCGGGGCACGAGCCCACCGCACCACTGTCCGGCGCGCCCGGGGCGGGCGGCTATCCCCCGCCCGGTGGCTATCCGCCGCCCACCGGCGACCAGCCGCCGTCGGCCGGCTACCCGCCGCCCGGGGCGGGCGGCTTCCCCCCGCCCGGTGGCGGCTACCCGACCGGCGGCGCGTACGGCCCGCCCTCCGGCGGCTACGCCAACAACGAGGACAAGACCTGGGTCCTGGTGGCCCACTTCGGCGGCGCGGCGGGGATGTTCCTCGGCGGCGGCGTGCTCGGCTGGCTCGCGCCGCTGATCGCCCTGCTCGCCCGGGGCAACCAGTCGCCGACGGTCCGCGCACACGCGGTGGCGGCGCTGAACTTCCAGCTCCTCTGGTCGGTCATCGCCCTGATCGGCTGGATCCTCACCTGCATCCTGGTGGGGCTCCTGATCGGGTTCGGCGCGATGATCGTGGGCATCATCTTCGGCATCGTCGCCGGCATCAAGGCGAACGAGGGCAGCCCCTACCGCTACCCGATGACCGTCAACCTGATCAAGTGA
- a CDS encoding histidine triad nucleotide-binding protein, translating into MGSDCLFCRIVAGEIPATVVRETATTLAFRDIDPKAPVHVLVIPKEHYADVATLGQGDPALAGELLATAAVVAEDEGLLGDGFRLMFNTGAYGGQEVFHVHAHLLGGAPLGPMLCR; encoded by the coding sequence ATGGGATCCGACTGCCTGTTCTGCCGCATCGTCGCCGGGGAGATCCCGGCCACCGTCGTCCGGGAGACCGCCACCACCCTCGCCTTCCGCGACATCGACCCGAAGGCCCCGGTGCACGTGCTGGTCATCCCCAAGGAGCACTACGCCGACGTGGCGACCCTCGGCCAGGGCGACCCGGCGCTCGCCGGCGAGCTGCTGGCCACGGCCGCCGTCGTCGCCGAGGACGAGGGGCTGCTCGGCGACGGCTTCCGGCTCATGTTCAACACCGGGGCGTACGGCGGCCAGGAGGTCTTCCACGTGCACGCGCACCTGCTCGGCGGCGCGCCGCTGGGCCCGATGCTCTGCCGCTGA
- the ybeY gene encoding rRNA maturation RNase YbeY, giving the protein MSIEIANESGVDVDTDAVLAVARHALDEMGVNPLAELSVLLVDIDYMTELNHRWMGGDGPTDVLAFPMDEGSVDHGPGESSAAGGEPALLGDIVLCPEVAAKQAATAGHSSADELHLLTVHGVLHLLGYDHAEPEEEREMFELQARLLASWRSTRSA; this is encoded by the coding sequence TTGTCCATCGAGATCGCCAACGAGTCCGGTGTCGACGTCGACACCGACGCCGTGCTCGCCGTCGCCCGGCACGCCCTCGACGAGATGGGGGTCAACCCCCTCGCCGAGCTGTCCGTGCTGCTGGTCGACATCGACTACATGACCGAGCTGAACCACCGCTGGATGGGCGGCGACGGCCCGACCGACGTGCTCGCCTTCCCCATGGACGAGGGCAGCGTCGACCACGGGCCGGGCGAGTCCAGCGCGGCCGGCGGCGAGCCGGCGCTGCTGGGCGACATCGTGCTCTGCCCGGAGGTGGCGGCCAAGCAGGCCGCGACGGCCGGCCACTCCTCGGCCGACGAGCTGCACCTGCTCACCGTGCACGGGGTGCTGCACCTGCTCGGTTACGACCACGCCGAGCCGGAGGAGGAGCGGGAGATGTTCGAGCTCCAGGCCCGGCTGCTGGCCAGCTGGCGGTCGACCCGGTCCGCGTGA